CATAGTCCTGAAAATACAAGGCTAGGCACCCTCCTAGTATGACAAATGTGGCAGGACCACCCATTATGAGTTGTTCAGGCAAAGACATCTTTGAGAAACTTCTTTCCTTCAAATCAAATATAAGAAGACCTTCACTATAATGTTTGAGAGAGTAAGGCAACCAATGAATAGAGCCATTCAAGAACAACCCCTCAGATTCCCACAAACAAAAACCGAATCGTTTGGGGAGTGCAGCATCAAGATTAATCCATGAATTGGTTCTCAAGGACAAGCAATCTAAGAGTTGGCAGTTACTATCCTTCCAAGCTACAACAACTAAGTAGTCATCCCGTGTCGCATCGTAACCAAAACCATACAGAATCGCGTTACCGGGAAAATAAAAGTACCTGCCCTTACTACGATGAAGAATATTTAACCAAGAGTAAGATAATCTTTTGCTGAATCCGGTGAGTGGGTTCCATACTACAAAAAAGTGTGGCTCTTGGTGTAAGAGAACAAACCCTCTGCAGGATCCCATTACACGAAACTTAGAAGGTGGCTGCTTCTTGAAAGGAAAAGATACCTCTTTTACTTGGTAATTGTCGCCATTAAATACTTTTTCAACGTGAACAAGGTAAGACTTCGTGGAGACTTTTCTGTAGACGCACGCATGGGTGGGTGCGAGAGAGAGGTGAAGATGCGATTCCGCGAAGCCTGGATCGGAAATGAGAGAGTGCCAAAGCTTCGAAACGCACTTGAGGCGGCCGAGATGTTTGACCGGAATCCTCAGTAAGATTATGTGAATCAGGTCAAGAGGGAGGATGTCGTGAATGCTCTTCTGCTTGTTCTCCTCCATGATCGATCACTCTTCAGCTTTGTTCTTTTGTTAGGGTTTCTGCGTTGGTACAACACGGGATTTGAATCTCCTTCTGAACACGGGATTATTAGATAAACTTATAAAGCATTAACCCCAAATTGTTATGTGGAAACTCAGATGCATGCACCTAGTTTTCATCTTTGTAAATTTATGGGTATATAAagagttttttaattttgatatggagTGATTGTTGGTGTATAATATGGTTATGAAAGTATATGATGTTTTATCGGATTGTGATGTTTATGCAGAACCAATTAGACGGGCCGATTCAAAGGACtgtaatcggacggtccgattacaGTAATCGGACATTACACACGTACTGCTTGACTGCTTTCACGTGGTGCGCATGCAGCTGCTTCTATGGTTGGCTTCATTGCATTTATATTCCATTCGAATGTCATCTTCGTACTGCTTCCACGTGGTGCGCTGGATCTATATAGCTGCTTCTATGGTTGGTTTCATTGCATCTATATCTCATTCGAGTGTCACCTTTGTACTGCTTCCACGTGGTGCGCTGGATCTATATCTCATTCGAGTGTCACCTTGGTACTGCTTCCACGTGGTGCGCTGCATCTATATCTCATTTGCTTCTATGGTTGGCTTCGTTGCATCTATATCTCACGAGTGTCACCTTCGTACTGCTTCCACGTGGTGCGCTGCATCTATATCTCATTTGATCTCATTTGAGTGTCACTTTTGTGCTGCTTCCACGTGGTGCGCATGCAGCTGCTTCCGTAGTTGGATTCGTTGCATCTATATCCTATTCAAGTGTCATCCTCCCTCTCTGTGTAAAGAAATCAGACGATCCGATTTCTTTCTCCTTAAACATGGTATACTTTATATCACTCTAAAACTCCATAACCCCAGCGTAACTCACATGtgtaaatcatataaaaaaaaatagcctAGTAATAAaagtttgatttttaaatatttaattactctatttgtctttgcttttaattttgtaattatgtatttgtgaaggaaaaaaaggaaaagtctagggggccagcaattttatcaaattctggccagcatgtaaccatcaAAGAagagtgagccattggatgaaatctcacattaatctcacaccattaaaagcttcattgatggctttttgatgGTTATAAATcgcaaaagttgctggccccctagcattcctcAGAAAAAAATAGTAGAGTTAacgaaatatttttttacaaattgaaAACACTCACAAGGAAGAATCTAATGAGATCTTTGAACACATATTTTTTAGAAggaatattctaataattttaatgcTTTTGATACAGAAAAGACCTATATAAAGATCCAATTGAAAGGAAACAAATATAATAACCAAATTGCGAATTCGATAAACATAAAgatcaatagagtaattaaacttttttttaaatataaaataacaataatcatATTATGTGTATACTAAATAATCTGTCAcaaatctgagcttcatttaagagTCTAACCAATGAGTTGCTGGCGAGTGAGCTGATCACTCGACCAAAtcaatttggttaaaaaaaatatatgtatttatagacaaatatataacaattaatttaGTGACTATCTTTTGTGGGTGGTGGTAACACTGCAGGTGGAAGTTCTATTCGTTCCCTGTCTAACTGGAACCGAACGAGAACGCCAAGCAAGAGTAGAAGATCGGGACCGTCAGAATGGTGCGGTTGTGGCTGCTGGCCGGTTTTCAGATGATCTGGCACAAATTCAAATCCAAACAAATCATTTTATGGTTGCCCCAATTATAATGTGGGTTAGAAA
The sequence above is drawn from the Arachis hypogaea cultivar Tifrunner chromosome 4, arahy.Tifrunner.gnm2.J5K5, whole genome shotgun sequence genome and encodes:
- the LOC112743420 gene encoding F-box protein CPR1-like; this encodes MEENKQKSIHDILPLDLIHIILLRIPVKHLGRLKCVSKLWHSLISDPGFAESHLHLSLAPTHACVYRKVSTKSYLVHVEKVFNGDNYQVKEVSFPFKKQPPSKFRVMGSCRGFVLLHQEPHFFVVWNPLTGFSKRLSYSWLNILHRSKGRYFYFPGNAILYGFGYDATRDDYLVVVAWKDSNCQLLDCLSLRTNSWINLDAALPKRFGFCLWESEGLFLNGSIHWLPYSLKHYSEGLLIFDLKERSFSKMSLPEQLIMGGPATFVILGGCLALYFQDYVEGNTHIWVMKEYRVHSSWTLYVIPCLEFEPLCLSNGSDIIALDSILAGPLKFAKYNIRGELLQHFTCPAHLPHDIYKYGSYLVYTESLLLLPSDSKHKDKKNNNVI